The proteins below come from a single Sorghum bicolor cultivar BTx623 chromosome 4, Sorghum_bicolor_NCBIv3, whole genome shotgun sequence genomic window:
- the LOC8068613 gene encoding microtubule-associated protein 70-2 — MADGGGEEGNASAHKGSARRRGPVPAGLDADDLLTLMHGSDPVKVELNRLENEVRDKDRELGEAHAEIKALRLSERAREKAVEELTAELEKVDEKLKLTESLLESKNLELKKTNDEKKAALAAQFAAEATLRRVHAAQKDDDMPPIEAILAPLEAELKLSRKEIAKLQDDNRALDRLTKQKEAALLEAERTVQIAMAKAAMVDDMQNKNQELMKQIEICQEENKILDRLHRQKVAEVEKLSQTVRELEEDVLQGGATANVVRDYQRKVQEMNEEKKIRDRELARAKVTANRVAVVVANEWKDANDKVMPVKQWLEERRFLQGEMQQLRDKLAIAERTARSEAQLKEKLQLRLKVLEEGLRGPPSGSSRPPMEGKSLSNGPPRRLSLGGVDSISKISPNGVLMRRSPSFNSRSSLSTSSCLVLKHAKGTSKSFDGGTRSLDRGKVLGSGPHSLNRSTDAVKDCETADNWKANAEEKSNEITNNDSADMVSGVLYDVLQKEVVSLRKACHEKDQTLKDKEDAIEMLAKKVDTLHKAKEVEAKKKRQEIAALEKKFAAVCLEQERLGNLRGPGTSQTVSGRTASRGGLTRNLQ; from the exons ATGGCCGACGGCGGGGGCGAGGAGGGGAATGCTTCGGCGCACAAGGGCTCCGCGCGCCGCCGGGGCCCGGTGCCGGCGGGCCTGGACGCGGACGACCTCCTCACACTCATGCACGGGTCGGATCCCGTCAAGGTCGAGCTCAACCGGCTTGAGAATGAAGTCAGGG ATAAGGATAGGGAGCTGGGCGAGGCGCACGCGGAGATAAAGGCGCTGCGGCTGTCGGAGAGGGCACGGGAGAAGGCCGTCGAGGAG CTCACTGCTGAATTAGAGAAGGTGGATGAGAAACTCAAGTTGACAGAATCTCTCCTTGAAagcaaa AACCTAGAACTGAAGAAAACAAATGATGAAAAAAAGGCTGCTTTGGCTGCCCAGTTTGCAGCTGAAGCAACACTACGAAGAGTACATGCAGCTCAGAAAGACGATGACATGCCACCTATTGAAGCCATCCTTGCGCCACTTGAAGCAGAGTTAAAGCTTTCTAGGAAGGAG ATCGCAAAGCTCCAGGATGACAATAGAGCTTTGGACCGTTTAACAAAGCAAAAGGAGGCAGCACTGCTAGAAGCGGAAAGGACTGTACAAATCGCAATGGCTAAAGCTGCTATGGTTGATGACATGCAAAATAAGAACCAAGAGCTGATGAAGCAAATTGAAATTTGCCAG GAAGAAAATAAGATCTTGGATAGGCTGCACCGCCAAAAAGTTGCGGAAGTAGAAAAGCTGAGTCAAACTGTGAGAGAGCTGGAAGAGGATGTTCTGCAAGGTGGTGCAACTGCCAATGTTGTTAGAGATTACCAACGGAAAGTTCAAGAAATGAAT gaagaaaagaaaattcGTGATCGTGAACTTGCTCGAGCAAAAGTTACTGCAAATAGGGTTGCTGTTGTGGTCGCAAATGAGTGGAAAGATGCTAATGACAAAGTAATGCCTGTTAAACAGTGGCTTGAAGAGCGAAGGTTCCTGCAG GGTGAGATGCAGCAACTTCGGGACAAACTTGCTATTGCCGAGAGAACTGCTCGATCGGAAGCTCAATTAAAG GAAAAGCTTCAGTTGCGCTTAAAAGTTTTAGAAGAAGGTTTGAGGGGCCCTCCAAGTGGTTCTAGTCGTCCTCCTATGGAAGGAAAGAGTTTAAGTAATGGACCTCCCCGTCGACTTTCACTAGGTGGTGTTGACAGTATCTCCAAAATCTCTCCGAACGGTGTGTTAATGAGGAGGTCTCCGTCTTTCAATTCAAGATCCTCCCTCTCTACCAGCAGTTGTTTGGTCCTGAAGCATGCAAAAGGAACTTCAAAGTCATTCGATGGTGGTACCAGATCATTAGACCGAGGAAAAGTTCTCGGGAGTGGGCCTCATTCACTCAATAGATCTACGGATGCGGTTAAAGATTGTGAAACGGCTGACAATTGGAAGGCTAATGCAGAAGAAAAAAGTAATGAAATCACAAACAATGATTCAGCTGATATGGTCTCTGGCGTACTCTATGACGTGCTGCAAAAGGAGGTAGTTTCCTTGAGAAAGGCATGCCATGAGAAAGACCAAACTCTAAAGGACAAAGAAGATGCAATAGAG ATGCTAGCAAAGAAAGTAGATACATTACATAAAGCAAAGGAAGTGGAGGCTAAAAAGAAGAGGCAAGAGATAGCTGCTCTGGAGAAAAAATTTGCTGCAGTGtgccttgaacaagaacgactTGGTAATTTGAGAGGACCTGGAACTTCTCAGACGGTTTCAGGAAG AACTGCATCGCGGGGTGGATTGACGCGCAACCTCCAATAG
- the LOC8075747 gene encoding E3 ubiquitin protein ligase RIE1, translated as MEAAATSPSPEQPLLRPPSPPPNPRADARSGTPASPSPSAARPSRLAALIGRAAGRRGPSMLVRETAALQLQRRRADWAHSRPVVALDIAWNVAFAAAAAAVLASSAEESPVKPLRLWLVGYAAQCLVHVGLVCADTRRGTRRARGSASDVESAGAGTDSSDADSEDDERAEGRSSRTSRCETMNTLISFLWWIIGFYWLVSGGEVLEYGAPRLYWLTVVFLAFDVFFAVFCVAVACFIGIALCCCLPCVIAILYALAGQEGASDADISVLPRYRFSDPSEDGEKGTDEGLMIPILNNSGVSTSERILLREDAECCVCLSSYEDGAELSALPCNHHFHWTCITKWLRMNATCPLCKYNILKGSDSA; from the exons ATGGAGGCGGCCGCcacgtcgccgtcgccggagcAGCCGCTGCTCCGGCCCCCATCCCCGCCGCCGAATCCCCGCGCCGACGCCAGGTCCGGCACCCCGGCTTCGCCTTCTCCCTCCGCGGCGAGGCCGAGCCGCCTCGCGGCGCTCATCGGGCGCGCGGCGGGGCGGCGCGGGCCCTCGATGCTGGTGCGCGAGACGGCGGCGCTGCAGCTGCAGCGGAGGCGCGCGGACTGGGCGCACTCCCGCCCCGTCGTCGCGCTCGACATCGCCTGGAACGTcgccttcgccgccgccgcggccgccgtgcTCGCGTCCTCCGCCGAGGAGAGCCCCGTCAAGCCGCTCCGCCTGTGGCTCGTCGGTTACGCCGCCCAGTGCCTGGTGCACGTCGGGCTCGTCTGCGCCGACACCCGCCGCGGGACGCGGCGCGCCCGGGGCTCCGCATCCGACGTCGAGTCTGCCGGCGCAGGGACGGACAGCTCGGACGCCGACAGCGAAGATGACGAAAGGGCGGAAGGGAGGAGCAG CCGTACAAGTCGTTGCGAGACGATGAACACGTTGATATCATTTCTGTGGTGGATCATTGGATTCTACTGGCTAGTGTCAGGTGGGGAGGTGCTCGAGTATGGCGCTCCAAGGCTGTATTG GTTAACCGTTGTGTTTCTGGCCTTTGATGTGTTTTTCGCTGTGTTTTGTGTTGCTGTGGCCTGTTTCATTGGGATTGCGCTGTGTTGCTGCTTACCCTGTGTCATTGCTATTCTGTATGCTCTGGCTGGCCAG GAGGGTGCATCAGATGCAGATATTAGTGTTCTTCCAAGGTATAGATTTTCTGATCCTAGTGAGGATGGTGAGAAGGGGACTGATGAAGGTCTGATGATCCCCATCCTGAATAATAGTGGAGTTTCAACAAGTGAGCGCATTCTACTTCGTGAGGATGCT GAATGTTGTGTCTGTCTCTCATCATACGAAGATGGAGCTGAGTTATCTGCTCTCCCCTGCAACCATCACTTTCACTGGACTTGTATTACCAAATGGCTGCGGATGAATGCAACATGTCCACTCTGCAAGTATAACATTCTCAAAGGCAGTGACAGTGCATGA
- the LOC8075748 gene encoding putative pentatricopeptide repeat-containing protein At1g69350, mitochondrial produces MTTCLLRPYPPGLPPPCPDPNQPTRLEWDLGRRRRCQPRHLLRCIAASAATLQRELITLPITRTTQNPGRVNPPNLLDRMPDRSTTKISSAGNLLDERLRTGGQRASGRDPHEGGGKSESADFVALAHAGRHAEVVELFCSMRREGVPVNRFVLPSVFRACACLWDRRMLQAVHGLVINCSLCQHVVVGTALAAAYIDFGLVDDASKVFNDISQPNVVSWSVIIGGYARSSQWDKAWDAFSAMQCSGLLPNVSVLVMAIQACGALGCLVRGKQMHTMAVVLGFGRNATVWNCLIDMYGKCGSMESCRRVFDTAISRDQVSWNTIISSYVRLGLCEEVLEMIVQMQESGFTIDRFTLGSGVAACAHLADIDSGRAFHGYLIRRALDTEVIQGTALLDMYSKCGYMDLARLVFDRMDERNYVSWDALLSGFVENGRVDSALDTFRQMESANIKSNQHTFANLLRLCGDRRYREYGRQIHGHAIRVINQMNVVLETELIDMYAKCGSIEVSQLLFLRMNERNLISWNTLLSGYVGDGQPVATINIYRQMEMACVRPDHYTLAGLLNLCRFQGLLRYGRQIHARLIKTSSEMNVVLQTLLVHMYFKCKRWRDAHNVCTLIRERNSHVYEAFFKVYGDDYLI; encoded by the coding sequence ATGACCACTTGTCTCCTGCGCCCTTATCCTCCGGGGCTCCCTCCCCCTTGCCCCGATCCCAATCAACCCACCCGCCTCGAATGGGACCTTGGCCGCCGGCGCCGTTGCCAGCCCCGCCACCTTCTCCGGTGCATCGCCGCCTCCGCGGCTACCTTGCAGCGAGAACTCATCACGCTGCCCATCACAAGAACCACCCAGAACCCCGGCCGAGTGAACCCACCTAACCTGTTGGACAGAATGCCTGACAGGAGCACCACGAAGATTTCGAGCGCAGGTAACCTGTTGGACGAAAGGCTTCGGACGGGCGGCCAGAGAGCAAGCGGACGTGATCCTCATGAGGGCGGCGGGAAGAGCGAGAGCGCGGACTTCGTGGCACTGGCGCACGCTGGTCGGCATGCGGAGGTCGTCGAGCTCTTCTGCAGTATGCGGAGGGAGGGGGTCCCGGTGAACAGGTTTGTGCTACCGAGTGTGTTCAGAGCTTGTGCCTGCCTATGGGACAGAAGGATGCTCCAAGCCGTGCACGGTCTGGTCATCAACTGCTCGTTGTGTCAGCATGTGGTCGTAGGCACTGCGTTGGCTGCTGCATATATTGATTTTGGCTTGGTAGATGATGCCAGTAAGGTGTTCAATGATATAAGCCAGCCCAATGTGGTCTCTTGGAGCGTGATCATTGGCGGCTATGCCCGTTCTTCTCAGTGGGACAAAGCCTGGGATGCATTCTCAGCCATGCAGTGTTCGGGCTTGCTTCCAAATGTTTCTGTTCTTGTTATGGCAATTCAAGCATGCGGTGCATTGGGCTGCCTGGTCCGAGGGAAGCAGATGCACACGATGGCAGTTGTCCTTGGATTTGGAAGGAATGCCACCGTGTGGAACTGCCTCATTGATATGTATGGAAAATGCGGCAGCATGGAGAGTTGCCGGAGGGTGTTTGACACAGCGATCAGCAGGGATCAAGTGAGTTGGAATACGATCATCTCAAGCTATGTTCGTCTTGGACTTTGTGAAGAGGTGCTAGAAATGATCGTTCAGATGCAGGAGTCTGGTTTCACTATTGATCGTTTCACTCTTGGCAGTGGAGTTGCAGCATGTGCCCACTTGGCTGACATAGACAGTGGTCGTGCATTTCATGGCTATTTGATTAGAAGAGCGTTAGATACTGAAGTCATCCAGGGCACTGCACTTCTTGACATGTATAGTAAATGCGGCTACATGGATCTTGCTCGATTGGTATTTGACAGGATGGATGAGAGAAATTATGTTTCATGGGATGCACTCTTGTCTGGGTTTGTTGAAAATGGGCGAGTTGATTCAGCACTTGACACTTTTCGACAAATGGAGTCCGCAAATATAAAGTCTAACCAACATACCTTTGCGAACCTTCTGAGGCTCTGTGGTGACAGAAGGTACAGAGAGTATGGGAGGCAAATTCATGGCCATGCCATAAGGGTCATAAACCAGATGAATGTAGTACTGGAAACTGAGCTTATCGATATGTACGCGAAGTGTGGGTCTATTGAAGTCTCTCAGTTACTGTTTCTCAGGATGAATGAGCGGAACTTGATATCATGGAACACATTGCTTTCAGGTTACGTGGGTGATGGACAGCCTGTTGCCACGATAAACATTTACCGTCAGATGGAGATGGCATGTGTTAGGCCTGACCATTACACTTTAGCAGGTCTTCTAAACCTGTGCCGCTTCCAAGGGCTTTTGCGTTATGGAAGGCAGATACATGCTCGTCTCATCAAGACAAGTTCTGAAATGAATGTTGTATTACAGACTTTGCTTGTTCATATGTACTTCAAGTGTAAACGATGGCGGGATGCGCACAATGTTTGCACTTTGATCAGAGAGAGGAATTCTCATGTTTATGAAGCATTTTTCAAGGTTTATGGAGACGACTACTTGATCTGA
- the LOC8068615 gene encoding ankyrin repeat-containing protein At2g01680 — MDLPPLSHQALFAAVRSADAAAVRALLADAEAPGSGTSLAALAAAQTDAGETALYVAAEAGSEEVVRLLLPLYDFEAATVRSRLDLDAFHVAAKQGHTGVVKEFLGRWPGLCSVCDSSNTSPLYSAAVKDHLDVVNAILDTDDSCIRIVRKNGKTSLHTAARIGYHRIVKALIERDPGIVPIKDRKGQTALHMAVKGKNTDVVEELLMADVSILNVRDKKGNTALHIATRKWRPQMVQLLLSYDETLEVNAINSQNETAMDLADKVPYGESKTEIIEWLTEAGAKNARNVGKIDEASELRRTVSDIKHNVQAQLSENAKTNKRVTGIRKELQKLHREAIQNTINSVTMVATLIASIAFVAIFNLPGQYFQDVNSGGDIGEAHIAKLTGFRLFCLLNATALFISLAVVVVQITLVAWETGAQKQIIKIVNKLMWTACLSTGAAFISLAYVVVGPQHAWMAFTVSAIGGPIMIGTLLFLAYLLLRPRFKFGEDRQRRIKRASGSKSFSWSLHDGFSDLEAFSDHEKKIYAL; from the exons ATGGATCTCCCCCCGCTCTCGCACCAGGCGCTCTTCGCCGCCGTCCGATCCGCCGACGCGGCCGCCGTCCGCGCGCTCCTGGCCGACGCCGAGGCGCCGGGCTCGGGCACCTCCCTGGCCGCGCTCGCCGCCGCGCAGACGGACGCCGGAGAGACCGCGCTGTACGTCGCCGCGGAGGCCGGCAGCGAGGAGGTcgtgcgcctcctcctcccgctCTACGACTTCGAGGCCGCCACCGTCCGCTCACGCCTCGACCTCGACGCCTTCCATGTCgccgccaagcagggccatacCG GGGTTGTGAAAGAGTTCTTGGGGCGGTGGCCAGGGCTTTGCTCAGTCTGTGACTCCTCCAACACTAGTCCCCTCTACTCCGCTGCTGTCAAGGATCACTTGGATGTGGTAAATGCTATACTGGACACTGATGATAGCTGCATAAGGATTGTGCGGAAAAATGGGAAGACATCACTACATACTGCCGCAAGAATTGGATACCATCGTATTGTCAAAGCACTCATAGAGAGGGATCCAGGAATCGTTCCGATCAAGGATAGGAAGGGACAAACTGCCCTTCACATGGCTGTGAAGGGGAAAAATACAGATGTAGTGGAAGAGTTACTGATGGCTGATGTTTCCATTCTCAATGTGCGTGACAAGAAAGGAAATACTGCCTTGCACATAGCTACACGGAAATGGAGGCCCCAG ATGGTACAGCTTCTTCTTAGCTATGATGAAACACTTGAAGTTAATGCTATCAATAGTCAAAATGAAACAGCTATGGATTTGGCTGACAAAGTTCCTTATGGTGAGTCCAAAACGGAAATAATAGAGTGGCTGACAGAGGCTGGTGCAAAGAATGCCAGAAATGTGGGGAAAATTGATGAGGCATCAGAACTGAGGAGAACTGTGAGTGATATCAAGCACAATGTGCAGGCACAGCTTAGCGAGAATGCTAAGACCAATAAACGAGTGACCGGGATTCGCAAAGAATTGCAGAAACTGCATAGAGAAGCTATTCAGAACACTATAAATTCAGTCACCATGGTAGCAACCCTGATTGCCTCCATTGCCTTCGTTGCCATATTCAATTTGCCAGGTCAATACTTCCAAGATGTGAATAGTGGGGGAGACATTGGTGAGGCTCACATAGCCAAGCTTACTGGTTTTCGGCTCTTCTGCCTTCTGAATGCCACTGCTCTCTTCATTTCTCTCGCGGTGGTCGTTGTGCAGATCACCTTGGTTGCCTGGGAAACTGGTGCCCAGAAGCAAATTATCAAGATCGTAAATAAGCTCATGTGGACGGCATGCCTTAGCACAGGTGCGGCTTTTATCTCGCTGGCCTATGTTGTAGTTGGCCCGCAGCATGCGTGGATGGCCTTCACAGTATCAGCCATAGGAGGACCGATCATGATTGGAACCCTCCTGTTCCTAGCCTATCTGCTGTTGCGCCCACGGTTCAAGTTTGGCGAAGACAGACAGCGCCGCATCAAGAGGGCAAGTGGCAGCAAGTCCTTCTCCTGGTCACTCCATGATGGTTTTTCAGATCTAGAAGCCTTCTCtgatcatgagaagaagatctatGCCCTGTAG